Part of the Campylobacter suis genome, CTGATATTAACATTATCTTTAGTGATAACTTGCTGCTTTGTTATATCAACAAGCTGCTCTCTTATAGTTATAGTCTCTCTAATGCGATCAATAAACGGGATAATGATGTGAAAACCTCCATCAAGAACACTGTGAAATTTACCTAGTCGCTCGACGATTAAGATATCAGACTGGGAAACTATCTTTATAGCACTTTTTAAAAAAACTATAAGCAAGATTACCAAAACTACCAAAAATACGACAACTGACTCATCTACTTGCATTTTACTTCCTTATTATAAAATTTTTGTTATCATATCACAAATTTTCATCTTTTAAAAGGAATTTAAAATGAAACTAACCACCAAAATGTCGCTTACATTTTTTGCCTTATTGTTTACAGGATGTGCAATAAGCTCACCTGAGCCAAAAATTTGTGATACAAATGGTAAATGTTTAAGCCAAAATGCCTTTGTTGCAGGAACTTATAAAGCCACACTTGTTTGTGCTGATTGCAGTGGTATAGACGCTATTTTGGTGCTCACAGAAGATAAAAAATTTAACCTTGAATACGCTTATCAAACTTCAGATAATGAAAAAGAGCAACAAAGCGGAGTCTATGAAATAAAAAATGACATTTTAACCATTACAAATCTTTACAAAGAGCAGCAAAAATTTAAGATAAAAAATAATGAATTAATCCCTTTAGACAGTGATGAAAAAAGTTTAACTAATGTGCAAAATAGCAAAAATAGCTATAAACGCGTAAAATAATATGTAAAATAATGCGTAAAATTTTACTTATTTTTATATTTTTTTTATTTTCTAATGCTCAAAATTTAATAAAACAAGACTTGAATATACCTATTCGTCCAGCTAAAATTTCAAAAAATAATGAGCTAAAAAGTTACAAATTCAGATACTTTGGAAGCTATGTAAATAGCGAAACTAGCGAGCTTTTAATCATAAAAGAAAATGATACATTTATCCTTGAAAACTTAAAAACCGCTCAACAAGAAAGTGGAGTATTTAAACATAAGATGAATGAAATTTTTTTAAATGGTAAAAATTTTACAGCCCATAAAGATCACATCGTCTCTAAAAACGGGGAATTTTATACAAAACTTTACCCGGTAAAAGATGTAAAAGGATATAAAAATGAAAGCAAAACCATCATATTTACCCCATTTAATGACAAGGCGATAGTTTTTATAACCAAAAATGATGGTGAAATTTTAGAAAAAGAGCTTGAATTTAGAGATGGTATTTACTATTTTAAAGATGATAAATTTCTATTTTTAAAACAAAAAGCTTTCGTTAAAAATGCCAGCTTTACAGCCTTTGATATAACTTGGACGATAAGTAAAGGCTCAGTAGGAAAACTAAATAAAAACTCAAGCCATCAAGATATCATCAAAATCTTTGGTGCAAAAAACATAAAGCGAAATAAAGAGCAAAAAGATGCTGCAAGCTATGATATCTACAACGCAAACTCAAAAATTTTAAGCTATACTATATTTAATAATAAAATTTCAACCATAAAAACACAAAATAAAAATTTTAAAACCACAAAACATATAGGAGTAGGCTCTAGCTTTAGTGAGCTAAAAAATGCCTACAAAATAAAGCAAACTTTTATAAATAAAGATAAAATTTTTATCAAGATAGATCCTGAAAATATTATCTTTGAACTAGAAAATACTAGCAAAAAATCAAAATATATCCCGCTAGACGCAAAGATAAAAAGTATTACTATAAACTGGCTATAACAAATGAACGCATATATAAATTTACTAAAAACAAATAAAAATTTTATGCTTATAAGCATTATCCAGCTTATTTGCTACTTTGGTGCATGGTTTTCGCATACTGGTATCTTTACTATGCTTATCGAGCTAAAAGCTCCAGTTTGGGCTATAACTATAAGTGCAGCCATGGCTTTTGTTCCGGGCATTATTTTAGCTCCTTTTAGCGGAGTTTTAATCGATCGCTTTAAAGCAAAACCTATGCTTATAGTGATGATACTTTTTGAAGCCATAAGCGTTTTAATGCTTGTTTTTATCGATACCCTTGAACTTTTATGGTTGCTTTTAACACTGATATTTTTGCGTATGGGAGTTGGCGGGATATACTTTCAAGTTGAAATGAGCTTACTGCCAAAAATTCTCACCAAAAGCGAGCTAAAACTTGCAAATGAGATACACTCTATAATTTGGGCAGTATCTTATAGTGCAGGCATGGGTCTTGCTGGCTTTTACATACATTTTTTTGGCGTAAAAAGCGCGTTTGTGTTTGATTTTGTGCTTTATTTGTTTGGATTTTGGCTACTTTTAAAGCTAGATATCGCAAATATCACCACAAATTTACACCAATCAGTCTTAAAAATGCTAACCGAAGGCTTTACCTACATAAAACAAAACCGCCTTATTTTACACCTTATCTTGCTTCATGCCTTTGTTGGCATAACCGCCTATGATGCACTCATAGCACTTTTAGCCGATAATACATATAAAGGAATTTTAAGCACAGCACTAGTCATCGGGCTTACAAACGCCTCTCGTGCGCTTGCTTTGATGTTTGCTCCGATGTTTTTGAGTAAATTTATAAACAACCAAAATGTCCATCTTTTTTATATAGGCCATGGGGCTGGCATAATAATCTGGGCGATCTTGCAACAAAATTTCTATCTTGGTTTTATCGGTATGTTTTGTGCTGGTTTTTTTACCTCTACCCTTTGGAGCTATACATATACGCTAGTTCAGCAGCACTGTGATGAGAAATTTTATGGTAGAGTTATCGCTTATAATGATATGTTTTTCTTGGGCACAAGTGCGGCTATTTCAGTTGGCATAGGCACGCTTTTTGAGCTTGGATTTTCACTTTTTAGCATTACGATTTTTATGGGTTTGCTCTTTTTTGCTGGAGCGATATATTTTAAGGTGGTTAAAAACCGCTACAAACTTTAGAGCTAAATCTATCTTGCGCAAGCCTCATTCACGCCACCAATGCAAGCTTTGGTAAAATACTCCCCAGCCCTATCCTTCTCACCTTGCAATAGATAAAACTCGCCAAGACTTAAATTTGCAAGCATCTCGCCAGCTTGTGCTGACAGTTCGTAATATCTAACCGCTTTTTTGTGATCTTTTTTGTCCCCATACCATTTTCATACATATATCCAGCCATGCGAAGTGCCTTTGCATTTGCATTAAATCCAGCCAGTTTAAAGTAATGAAGGGCTGCTGCATAGTCGCGACTGCCAGCATAGCCCTTGATATTATAAACACCCATCATATACATAGCCTCATCATTTCCGCTATCAGCCTTATGTTTAAAGATATTAAGTGCGCTGGCATATTTTTTATCTTCATGAAGCTTAAAAGCCTCTTTTAGCTCGGCTATTTTTGGATCAGTTTGTTCTAAAATATCTTCTTGCACAAGCTCATCTTGGGTTTTTTGAACCATAAAACAGCCAGAAAAAACTAATAAAAAGATAAAAATAATAAAATTTTTCATCGCAAACCTTACTAAAATTTGGCAAATTTTATCTAAAAAATCTTAAATCAATAGAATTTAAAAAGCAAATTTAAGATAAAAATGATATTAACTCAATATAATTATAAAAACAATTTCACCCAAAGGAACAAAAATGGATAGAATTGCACTTTTAACACAACTTGGCTACAACAACGATGAGGCAAATTTGTCAAAACTTGAGAGAATTTTTAACAACACCGATGGATTGAGCGCACAAAGCGTTATAGCATTAAGTGATCATCTAAAGCCACATCTTTGCTTTGTTGCCATGAGCGGTTCAGTTGATAGGCTAAAGATAAAAAATACAGCCACTGTTGCCGAGATAAAGAGTGCGGTTGATGAGATTATTGCAAAATGGGCTGAGAAAAACAAGCTAAGCCTTGAAAAAGTAAACGAGAAAACTTACTATATTTTAGGAAAATAGATGAAAAAATTTTTAACCCTTTTTATATTTTTACTATTTAGCGGATGTTCTTTGACAAATGTCTATGATGCAAGGACTAAGCAAACTCCAAGCACTATACCAACTGAGCAAACATCACAAGAGCATGAGGCAGATGAGCCTTTAAAAGAGACTCAACCAGAACAAAATGTTACCCAAGATAAACAACCTATAGATAAAATAGAAGTATCACGCAATGCCGTCACCCTACTCTTGCCACAATGCGAGCAAGGCGATATGAAAGCCTGCAACGACCTTGGGGTAAATTATGAATTTTTAAGCGAAAATGAGCTAGCTTTTCAAGCCTACAAAAAGTCATGTGATGGTGCTGTTGAGATAGGCTGCGCCAACCTTGGAAACATGTACGAAAATGGCAAAGGAACAAAAAAAGACCCACAAAAAGCCATAGATATCTATAAAACATCTTGCAACAACGGAGGCTCGCTGTCTTGCTATAATTTAGCAAATATCTACCGCAAGGGCGAATATGTCAAACAAGATTACTACGAGGCACACAAGGCGTATAAAAATGCTTGTGATCTTGGCGACATAACAAGTTGTGCGAGTATCGGTTCGATGTATGAGCTAGGACTTGGGGTTACAAAAGATGAAGCAAGAGCACATGGAATTTATAAAGTTGCTTGCTACCGTGGTCTTGAGCGTGCCTGCTCTCATATGAAGCGACTTGGGATAAAGCTGGGCATTAGATAATGAAACTTAAGTTTATAACTCTTTTCTTTTGTCTCATTGCCTTTAGTGGATGCTCGTGGCAAAGCATTTTGACATTTGGGATTATAAAAAGTGATGAAGAAATTTTAGAAGAAAAGGCTAAACTAGAGCTAAAACAAAATGAGCAAAAATGCGAAGATGAGCGTGATAGCGTGATTTGCAACAATGTGGCTGTCGCTCATTCAAGCCTTAAAAATTTTGAACTAGCTGCGAAATTTTATGCACTATCTTGCGATCTTGGGCTAGCTACTGCTTGCTCAAATTTAGGGCAAATTTATGAACACGGATTGATAGATGAGAAAAAAGATAGCCAAAAAGCACTTGCTTATTATAAGCTTGGTTGCGCTAGTAACGATGGCGTTGGGTGCTATAATCAAGCTATGTTAGTTTATGTGCAAGATAGACAAAATTTTAGCCAAGCGCTTGAACTTTTTAAGAAAAGTTGCGAGCTTGAATATAAACAAGCATGCGTTTTACTTGAAAATTTGGGCAAATAATGGTTAAATTTAATTCTTTTTAATGCGTTTTTGGATAATATAAACAAATTTTTAACCTTTGGAGCGGTATGGCTTTTTCTATTCGTAGGCTATTTTCTAACCTTTTTCTAAGCGTTGTGATAGAGGGGACGGAGTGCGTATTTTATGGGCGTGTCTTTAAAAATGGCAAGGTCATAAAAACTCTAAACGCAAAATTTACAGACATAGACCCATACAATATCGATGACAAAGTAAAGCTATATGTGCAACGCCAAGAAGATAGCTTTTACGCAGTATATATCGCACTTTTTTATAATGATAGCTTTCAAGGTGCGCTTCCAACCCTAAAAATGGATGAATTTAAAAAATTTAATATAAAAAATGACGGAGTAACGAGCCTTGGTATAGCTGATGAGTTTAGCATTTATGCTGATATTTTAGGTATCTCAAAAGCTCGTGATGCATTTGGCAAACAAAGCATAGATTTGCTTTACTCGCCTATCGCCCTACTTTATACGCAACTTTTAAAGCGTGGAATTTCTGAAAAAACCACCCTTTATATCTATAACCATCAAGATAGTGCAGCTATAGCCATAGTGAGCGATCAAAAGCTAAAATTCGCGACATTTTACAAAATCGACAAGATAGAGCAGCAAACGCCAACTGAAATTTTTAAAGAGGAAAAAATTTCAGATATTGAAGATCTAATCATCAAAGAAGAGGAGGAGATAAATTCTCTTGATGATTTCAAAAGCCTTGATGAGCTTTTTGATGATGGCTTTAAACAAGAGGAATTTGAGGATCTAAACTACGACATAAATATGCCTGCTTCAAGCGATGTGGCGGTCTCTGTTACAATATTTGGTAAAGACATGAATATGTTTAAATATATTACCTCAGCGATAAAGGAATTTTATAAAAACCCACTTTATAATGGCTCATTTGTCGAGCAAGTCATTATATTTGATAACGCTAAAACAAGTGCAACATTTTTGCAATACCTACAAGCTGAGCTTTTAGTCGAGACTGCGGTATATCCAGTTGATACCCTGCATATTATGAATGACCTTATGTGTGAAGAGTTACAACTATGAGTTACAGTTTCATAAAACCTGAGCTAAGACCGATACTAAGCACCTTTAGCCGACTTTGGCTATTTTTAATAGGTGTTCTTTTTGCTTTACTTGTTGTGCTAAATTTTTTCATTATATACAAAAATTACGATATAGCGCAGCGTATACAAAACTATACATCTGAGCAGATTAGACTTACTCAAGAAAGTAATCATATAGACGAGCTGGATGCAAATTTGACTGCTAAAATAGAGGCTGCCAAAGGAATTTATAGCTCAAACAACCTTTTAAAACAAAGCCTTCATAACCTTTATGACCTAGTGCCTGATAGCATAACCTTAGAAGAGGTTACAATGGATAGAACATCGCTTATAATAAGAGGCGTAACGCCAACAAAAGATGTCTTTAACCAACTTTTAGCCTCGCCATTAAGATCAATATTTACAACTTCAAATACAAGCTTTTATCAGATAAAAAATGGCTGGTACGGCTTTGTTAGTACAAATAAGCTAGAAAAATCAGAGGGTTATAATGAGTAAAAGAGATACGAGCCTAGAAAAGATAGACCTTGTAAAGCTTTTGCTTTTTATACTTGCTTTTATCATTATCTGCTTTATTATGATATTTGGCTTTATCATACCAAACATCAAGGAGTACCGCAAGCTAACACAACAAAATAGCTCCGTGATGAGTGCCTACTCAAAAGTAAAGCGTATTCATGATAAAAAAAGTAAAGAGCTTGAGGGGCTAAAAGAGGGAAATGTCTTTATCATCAAGTCTTATGACACGATGTTTGACAAAACGAAATTTATCCAGTTTGCATCTAAATTTTTTGACAATGTAAAGCTGACACCGATCCCAGATGCAAGCAGTACGCATGAGTTTTTCTTGTATGAGTTAAGCGTTGTGACCTCTATAAAAACACCGCAAAAATTTTATGACTTTCTAGAAGCCTTAAAGCAGTACGAAAGCATAATAAAGGCGGAGTTTCCTATACAAATGAAAGGCGAAGGCGAAAAAATTCTCACTACTTTTAACATTAAAGTTTATGGTCAGAAAAAGTAAACTAAACTAGAGATTTATCTTCATTACAAACAGTTTTTATGCGCAAATTTGGGGCCATTTTACTAAATTTTATAAGATCTTCGGTATATTTTACATTTTGTGGCAAAAGAGAAAGTGAAATTTTAAATATCTCAGCAGCAGACAAGGCGTCACTAAGCGCCCTATGATGTTCACTTTGTATATTAAATTTATCCTTTAAAACACTAAGCCCATAACGCTCTGAAGCTATGGTACGCCTTGCTAGCTCGATCGTACAAAGCTTTCTGTTTAAAAGTGTACCAAATCCGCACTCCTTCATAGATTTTGCCACAAATCCATAATCAAAATTTACATTATGCGCCACAAAGATGGCGCTCCCCAAAAATAGACGAAACCGCTCCATTACAGACCTAAGACTTGGCGCATCAACAAGATCAAGCGTGCTTATACCAGTTAACTCTGTGATATTTTCAGGGACTTCTGGCGCAAAGATAAAGCTTGAAAAACGAGCTGTTTCAATGCCATTTCTTAGCTTAACCGCTCCAAGCTCGATAATCTGACCATGAGTAACTCCGCCCGTACTTTCTATATCTACCACGCAAAATTCCTGCTCACATATAGGACGAAGCCTTGTTTTTAACTCTACTTTTCCTGCAAATTTTTCAACATCAAGCCCAAGCATACGCCACATATCAATATCGCTCACATCAAAGAGCTCATCAAGCTCATTAACTCGCGATGCTTTTTGTGTAAATTCTTCGTACCCTAGGTCTTTGTTTGCAAGAAGTGAGAGTAAATTTTCAAATGAGTTCTTCAAAACTCAAGCTTTATCGCGCGGATCGCCTCCGCATAAGAATTTGATGAAAAGATATAGTTTCCAGCTACAAGTATATCAGCGCCAGCCTCTTCAAGTTCAGGAGCATTTAGCCCATTAACCCCACCATCAACCTCTATAAGGCACTTTGCATTTTTACTATCTATCAGCGCTCTTAACTGCCTTATCTTATCTAGCACGCTAGGTATAAAACTTTGTCCGCCAAAGCCTGGATTTACGCTCATTAAAAGTACCATATCTACTTCATTTATGATGTATTCAAGGCTTGAAACTGGAGTGTGCGGGTTTAAGACTATGCCAGGACTGACCCCATTTTTGCGTATATGATCGATTAGCCGCAAAGGGTGCTTTTCCTCTTCTATATGAAATGTTAAAAATTTAGGCTTTAACGGCAAAAAAAGATCTGCAAAAAATGTGTTATTTTGAACCATTAGATGTATATCTAGTGGCTTTGTTGCCACCTTTGCAACGGCATTTACTACAACTGGTCCAATAGTTAAATTTGGCACAAAATGCCCATCCATAACATCAATATGAACCAAATCCGCCCCAGCCTCACAAATAGCCTCTATCTCAGCACGCAAATTTCCAAAATCAGCCGACAAAATACTCGGTGCTACATACATCATCTTCCTTTTTATCTACTTAAAAATATCACTCCAAGCTCATCATCTGCGCTTTTTATCGTAGAAAGCGCTCCCTTGGTTTTATCATCATAAAAGAAATTTTGTATAAAAATCCTAGGCATGCCAAGCTTAGCTTTTATACCTTTTGACATTAAAAAGTATAAAATTTTATCCGTTATTATACTAAAAATTTTTGTATAAGAGCTAACGATAGAGCTTTTTTCACTAGAATTTTCACCAAAAAAAGCACAAATAGCCTGCATTTTTTCTAGCTTTATGCCAACCAATAATCTCATACCAAGCTCTTCATAAAATATAGCACAGCCAAAAACCATCTCGCTTTCAAAAACTGGCAAGGTCGCTATTTTGGTATTTGCCAAAGATATTTGATCTTTATAAAACGGTACAAACACATCAGCCACTATGCCCATAACAGACGGCAAAATGTCGATAATATTTTTAGTCACACTTCTGGCCAAAAACTCGTGTGTATCGTTTTTTGAACGATATAAAACTGTATCATCATTAAAAAAATCACCGATATTTTGATAAAGTAAAATTCCAGCCGAATACAAACTCATCACGAGCTCAGTCGACATGTTTTGCTCTTTTACACCGCAAACACAAACTAAGCCACCGTACTGGGCGGTATTTTTCGCAAGTTTTAACATAAAATTTGCACCATGAGCATTAAGTCCTACTGACATATTTACCCAAAAAACAAAATATTCAAACCCACAAACAAGTAGCTGTTCATGATAAATGGTATCAAATTTATTAATAAATTCAGTATCTATCATACCATTTATTTTATAGATAACGACTCCATCTTTAAAACAAACTTTAAAATCAAATTTTTGCACAGTAAGGTGTGTAGTTGAGTCTACAATATATTTTGCATCTTTGCTTCTAGCTAAAAATTCATCTCTATCAGAAAATGAACCAAACTCATATCCAAGCTCACCAAGCCTTGAAGCAACAAATTCTCGCTGCTCGATACGCTCGTTATAAAGCAAAATTTCACCACTTTTTACATCATAAAATTTTTGTGAATAAAAAAGTCTAGCCAAGTCTTCACTGGCAAAAAGTGAGAAATTTATAAACTTTGCACAGCTTTTTATAAAAAAATCGTGCATAATCCCATCATAATCACAAATAGCCACGCTTATATCGTGCTGCTTGGCTAAATTTTTTAACTTATCAATTATAAAAGTCATCCAGCCAGGAGAAAACAGCAC contains:
- a CDS encoding copper resistance protein NlpE N-terminal domain-containing protein, producing MKLTTKMSLTFFALLFTGCAISSPEPKICDTNGKCLSQNAFVAGTYKATLVCADCSGIDAILVLTEDKKFNLEYAYQTSDNEKEQQSGVYEIKNDILTITNLYKEQQKFKIKNNELIPLDSDEKSLTNVQNSKNSYKRVK
- a CDS encoding MFS transporter, translating into MNAYINLLKTNKNFMLISIIQLICYFGAWFSHTGIFTMLIELKAPVWAITISAAMAFVPGIILAPFSGVLIDRFKAKPMLIVMILFEAISVLMLVFIDTLELLWLLLTLIFLRMGVGGIYFQVEMSLLPKILTKSELKLANEIHSIIWAVSYSAGMGLAGFYIHFFGVKSAFVFDFVLYLFGFWLLLKLDIANITTNLHQSVLKMLTEGFTYIKQNRLILHLILLHAFVGITAYDALIALLADNTYKGILSTALVIGLTNASRALALMFAPMFLSKFINNQNVHLFYIGHGAGIIIWAILQQNFYLGFIGMFCAGFFTSTLWSYTYTLVQQHCDEKFYGRVIAYNDMFFLGTSAAISVGIGTLFELGFSLFSITIFMGLLFFAGAIYFKVVKNRYKL
- a CDS encoding tetratricopeptide repeat protein — protein: MKNFIIFIFLLVFSGCFMVQKTQDELVQEDILEQTDPKIAELKEAFKLHEDKKYASALNIFKHKADSGNDEAMYMMGVYNIKGYAGSRDYAAALHYFKLAGFNANAKALRMAGYMYENGMGTKKITKKRLDITNCQHKLARCLQI
- a CDS encoding type II secretion system protein is translated as MDRIALLTQLGYNNDEANLSKLERIFNNTDGLSAQSVIALSDHLKPHLCFVAMSGSVDRLKIKNTATVAEIKSAVDEIIAKWAEKNKLSLEKVNEKTYYILGK
- a CDS encoding tetratricopeptide repeat protein, whose protein sequence is MKKFLTLFIFLLFSGCSLTNVYDARTKQTPSTIPTEQTSQEHEADEPLKETQPEQNVTQDKQPIDKIEVSRNAVTLLLPQCEQGDMKACNDLGVNYEFLSENELAFQAYKKSCDGAVEIGCANLGNMYENGKGTKKDPQKAIDIYKTSCNNGGSLSCYNLANIYRKGEYVKQDYYEAHKAYKNACDLGDITSCASIGSMYELGLGVTKDEARAHGIYKVACYRGLERACSHMKRLGIKLGIR
- a CDS encoding tetratricopeptide repeat protein, whose amino-acid sequence is MKLKFITLFFCLIAFSGCSWQSILTFGIIKSDEEILEEKAKLELKQNEQKCEDERDSVICNNVAVAHSSLKNFELAAKFYALSCDLGLATACSNLGQIYEHGLIDEKKDSQKALAYYKLGCASNDGVGCYNQAMLVYVQDRQNFSQALELFKKSCELEYKQACVLLENLGK
- a CDS encoding 3'-5' exonuclease; translated protein: MKNSFENLLSLLANKDLGYEEFTQKASRVNELDELFDVSDIDMWRMLGLDVEKFAGKVELKTRLRPICEQEFCVVDIESTGGVTHGQIIELGAVKLRNGIETARFSSFIFAPEVPENITELTGISTLDLVDAPSLRSVMERFRLFLGSAIFVAHNVNFDYGFVAKSMKECGFGTLLNRKLCTIELARRTIASERYGLSVLKDKFNIQSEHHRALSDALSAAEIFKISLSLLPQNVKYTEDLIKFSKMAPNLRIKTVCNEDKSLV
- the rpe gene encoding ribulose-phosphate 3-epimerase; amino-acid sequence: MYVAPSILSADFGNLRAEIEAICEAGADLVHIDVMDGHFVPNLTIGPVVVNAVAKVATKPLDIHLMVQNNTFFADLFLPLKPKFLTFHIEEEKHPLRLIDHIRKNGVSPGIVLNPHTPVSSLEYIINEVDMVLLMSVNPGFGGQSFIPSVLDKIRQLRALIDSKNAKCLIEVDGGVNGLNAPELEEAGADILVAGNYIFSSNSYAEAIRAIKLEF